In Croceicoccus sp. Ery15, a genomic segment contains:
- a CDS encoding phosphoadenylyl-sulfate reductase, with protein sequence MAEAARSIDRIDTGPRFTRADAAVLNARFGRASADEILRAVLIDGVAGKIALVSSFGAESAVLLHLASRVDPAATVLFLETGKHFPETLAYRDTLVTRLGLKGVVNLRPDPAALAAKDESGLRWSYDPDGCCDIRKVQPLAEALAGYDASVTGRKAFQSATRADLPVFEIDESDTAGRLKVNPLIGWSAADLQAYLDKHDLPRHPLVEQGYPSIGCMPCTSKVADGEDPRSGRWRGWDKTECGIHSVPGASDEGDLPPGYEPVF encoded by the coding sequence ATGGCTGAAGCTGCACGTTCTATCGACCGTATCGACACCGGACCGCGCTTTACGCGCGCCGATGCCGCCGTGCTGAACGCACGCTTTGGCCGTGCGAGCGCGGATGAAATCCTGCGCGCCGTGCTGATAGACGGCGTCGCGGGCAAGATCGCGCTTGTCTCCAGCTTTGGCGCGGAAAGCGCGGTGTTGCTGCATCTCGCCTCGCGTGTCGATCCGGCGGCGACCGTGCTGTTCCTTGAAACGGGCAAGCATTTTCCCGAAACGCTTGCCTATCGCGACACGCTGGTGACACGGCTGGGGCTGAAGGGCGTGGTCAATCTGCGACCCGATCCGGCGGCTCTGGCAGCCAAGGACGAAAGCGGACTGCGCTGGTCCTATGACCCCGACGGTTGCTGCGACATTCGCAAGGTCCAGCCGCTGGCCGAGGCGCTGGCGGGTTACGATGCATCGGTCACGGGCCGCAAGGCTTTCCAGTCCGCCACCCGCGCCGATCTGCCGGTGTTCGAAATCGACGAGAGCGATACGGCGGGCCGGTTAAAGGTCAATCCGCTGATCGGCTGGTCCGCTGCCGATCTTCAGGCCTATCTGGACAAGCACGATTTGCCCCGCCATCCGCTGGTGGAACAGGGCTATCCCTCGATCGGCTGCATGCCCTGCACCAGCAAGGTGGCCGATGGGGAAGACCCGCGTTCGGGCCGCTGGCGCGGTTGGGACAAGACTGAATGTGGCATTCACTCCGTCCCAGGCGCCAGTGACGAGGGCGATCTGCCTCCGGGCTACGAGCCTGTCTTTTAG
- the queF gene encoding preQ(1) synthase — protein sequence MADEHQQPLHLGQTSALPASPEQAVLDYVPNPRAGSLYMVRFAAPEFTSLCPVTGQPDFAHLVIDYAPRETIVESKSLKLFLGSFRNHAGFHEDVTVGIGQRLFDEMKPEWLRIGGYWYPRGGIPIDVFWQSGAAPQGLWVPDQGVSSYRGRG from the coding sequence ATGGCCGACGAACATCAACAGCCCCTCCATCTGGGGCAGACCAGCGCGCTTCCCGCATCGCCCGAACAGGCCGTGCTTGATTACGTGCCCAATCCGCGCGCGGGATCGCTCTATATGGTGCGCTTTGCCGCGCCCGAGTTCACATCGCTGTGCCCTGTGACCGGCCAGCCGGACTTCGCCCATCTGGTGATCGATTATGCCCCGCGCGAGACGATCGTCGAATCGAAATCGCTGAAACTGTTCCTTGGCTCGTTCCGCAATCATGCCGGTTTCCACGAAGATGTGACCGTCGGGATCGGCCAGCGCCTGTTCGACGAGATGAAGCCCGAATGGCTGCGCATCGGCGGGTACTGGTATCCGCGCGGCGGTATTCCCATCGACGTGTTCTGGCAAAGCGGCGCGGCCCCGCAAGGGCTGTGGGTGCCCGATCAGGGCGTGTCGTCCTATCGCGGGCGCGGCTGA
- a CDS encoding DUF2849 domain-containing protein: MKILTGNDLKTGEVIWWTGTDWSLHVNDAVDVGDKADEIAAHEEALGRVNVPYAVDATTDDQGVRPSHIKERIRALGPTVRPDLTLKPADPAAGNWVI, from the coding sequence ATGAAAATCCTGACAGGCAACGACCTCAAGACCGGAGAGGTCATCTGGTGGACCGGCACCGACTGGTCGCTCCATGTGAACGATGCGGTCGATGTGGGCGACAAGGCCGACGAAATCGCTGCGCACGAGGAAGCCCTGGGCCGCGTCAACGTGCCCTATGCCGTCGATGCCACGACCGACGATCAGGGTGTTCGCCCTTCGCACATCAAGGAACGCATCCGCGCCCTTGGCCCCACCGTGCGCCCCGATCTTACGCTGAAACCCGCCGACCCCGCCGCCGGCAACTGGGTGATCTGA
- a CDS encoding NAD(P)-dependent oxidoreductase, translating to MKLAITGAIGFVGSTLIDHALEQGHAVNALTRRDQAPRKGVTWVRGDLANHAALAALCDGCDAAIHVAGVVNAPDRAGFQEGNIAGTRAMVDAANAAGVPRFVHVSSLAAREPALSDYGWSKAGAEGEAAQAKNCLIVRPPAIYGPRDTEMFELFRAAKSGIVPLPPRGRASMIHVGDLARLLLTLAVEGAQTGAIYEADDGHDNGWSHEEMARMIGAAMGRRIVPLHVPRALLTFAARADRALRGNKAKLTPDRASYMCHPDWTAHADKHPPASLWQARIPTPDGLKQTADWYRAEGWL from the coding sequence GTGAAGCTGGCCATAACCGGCGCGATAGGATTTGTCGGCTCGACACTGATCGATCACGCGCTGGAACAGGGGCACGCGGTAAACGCGCTGACCCGCCGCGATCAGGCGCCGCGCAAGGGCGTGACATGGGTGCGCGGCGATCTGGCCAATCATGCGGCGCTGGCGGCATTATGCGATGGCTGCGATGCGGCGATCCATGTCGCGGGTGTGGTCAATGCCCCCGACCGCGCGGGGTTTCAGGAAGGCAATATTGCCGGTACGCGCGCGATGGTGGACGCCGCCAATGCGGCGGGCGTGCCGCGCTTCGTCCATGTTTCCTCTCTTGCCGCGCGTGAGCCTGCATTGTCCGATTACGGCTGGTCCAAGGCAGGCGCGGAAGGCGAGGCGGCGCAGGCGAAAAACTGCCTGATCGTGCGTCCGCCCGCGATCTATGGCCCCCGCGATACCGAGATGTTCGAACTGTTCCGCGCGGCGAAAAGCGGCATCGTGCCCCTGCCGCCACGCGGGCGCGCATCGATGATCCATGTCGGCGATCTGGCGCGGCTGCTGTTGACGCTGGCAGTGGAGGGCGCGCAAACCGGCGCGATTTACGAGGCCGATGACGGGCACGACAACGGCTGGAGCCATGAGGAGATGGCCCGCATGATCGGCGCGGCCATGGGGCGCAGGATCGTGCCGCTGCATGTGCCCCGCGCGCTGTTGACCTTTGCCGCTAGGGCGGATCGTGCGCTGCGCGGCAACAAGGCGAAGCTGACGCCCGATCGGGCCAGCTATATGTGCCATCCCGACTGGACGGCCCATGCGGACAAGCACCCTCCCGCCAGCCTGTGGCAGGCCCGCATCCCCACGCCCGACGGCCTGAAACAGACCGCGGACTGGTATCGCGCCGAAGGCTGGCTCTAA
- the metC gene encoding cystathionine beta-lyase, whose translation MADDQDNQHRTATRVVEAGRRKQWTSVPDLAGGVVNPPVWRASTHLYENCAALKEAAASANEDGRFYYGRRGAPTQWALAEALTGLEKGAYGTMLYPSGVAAITGAYLAVLRPGERLLITDNAYDPSRNIGTGLMKNFGVKPEFFDPLDIEAFRALCAQDGKIGTVLLEAPGSLTFEMCDVPALAAIAKAAGAWVLIDNTWAGPTGFSGIPHGCDGVITALTKHVGGHSDLMMGAVSGTERLYRRLRRTAQQLGTVVSPDDAALALRGLRTLDLRLKQETASALEIAQWLAKRPEVAAVLCPMLDGAPGHDLWRRDFTGGCGLFAFVLKGRDTAARARLIDALDLFGIGYSWGGFESLALPVDPETCRSVRAWPPVGNPADGWAGLDEGDRFAVRLSIGLEDPVDLIADLEQGFAAMEAGG comes from the coding sequence TTGGCTGACGATCAGGATAATCAGCACCGCACCGCGACCCGCGTGGTCGAGGCCGGACGACGCAAGCAATGGACCAGCGTGCCCGATCTGGCCGGCGGCGTGGTCAATCCCCCCGTCTGGCGGGCCAGCACCCATTTGTACGAAAACTGCGCCGCACTGAAAGAGGCAGCGGCCAGCGCCAACGAAGACGGAAGGTTCTATTACGGCCGCCGCGGCGCGCCGACGCAATGGGCATTGGCAGAGGCGCTGACGGGACTGGAGAAAGGCGCCTATGGCACGATGCTCTACCCATCGGGCGTGGCGGCGATCACGGGTGCCTATCTGGCGGTGCTGCGCCCCGGCGAGCGGTTGCTGATCACCGACAATGCCTATGACCCGTCGCGCAATATCGGCACGGGATTGATGAAGAATTTCGGCGTAAAGCCCGAATTCTTCGACCCGCTGGATATAGAGGCGTTCCGCGCCCTGTGCGCGCAGGACGGCAAGATCGGCACGGTCCTGCTGGAAGCGCCCGGCAGCCTGACGTTCGAGATGTGCGACGTCCCCGCCCTTGCCGCCATTGCCAAGGCAGCGGGCGCATGGGTGCTGATCGACAATACCTGGGCGGGGCCGACCGGTTTTTCGGGCATTCCCCATGGCTGCGACGGGGTGATCACCGCGCTGACGAAGCATGTGGGCGGGCATTCCGATCTGATGATGGGCGCGGTATCGGGGACGGAGCGGCTTTATCGCCGCCTGCGCCGCACCGCGCAGCAACTGGGCACAGTCGTGTCGCCCGACGATGCCGCTCTGGCGCTGCGGGGCCTGCGCACTTTGGACCTGCGGCTGAAGCAGGAAACGGCCAGCGCGCTGGAAATCGCGCAATGGCTGGCAAAGCGTCCGGAAGTCGCCGCCGTGCTGTGCCCCATGCTGGATGGCGCACCGGGCCATGATCTGTGGCGCCGCGATTTTACCGGCGGCTGCGGGCTGTTTGCCTTTGTTTTGAAGGGGCGCGACACGGCGGCCCGCGCGCGGCTGATCGATGCGCTGGACCTGTTCGGTATCGGCTATAGCTGGGGCGGGTTCGAAAGCCTTGCCCTGCCCGTCGATCCCGAAACCTGTCGTTCGGTCCGGGCGTGGCCGCCCGTTGGCAATCCCGCTGACGGATGGGCCGGATTGGACGAAGGCGACCGTTTTGCGGTACGCCTGTCGATAGGGCTTGAGGACCCGGTCGATCTGATCGCCGATCTTGAGCAGGGGTTTGCGGCGATGGAGGCAGGCGGATGA
- a CDS encoding DUF934 domain-containing protein, with protein MTDASFTELVRLREDNASDAPAVTVDSFAEQSNAGAVRIEPGDDARLLLPHLDHITRVEINFPAFGDGRGYSAAQILREAGYTGEIRAVGDVAVDQLFPMRRCGFDAFQPDVPMNEADVEAAFTRWENVYQKSSDTRVPIWAQRHQDG; from the coding sequence ATGACTGACGCCAGCTTTACCGAACTCGTCCGTCTGCGCGAGGACAACGCCAGCGATGCGCCGGCAGTGACGGTCGATTCCTTTGCCGAACAGTCGAACGCAGGCGCCGTGCGGATCGAACCGGGCGACGATGCGCGGCTGCTGTTGCCGCATCTGGACCATATCACCCGCGTCGAAATCAATTTTCCCGCATTCGGTGACGGGCGCGGCTATTCCGCGGCACAGATCCTGCGCGAAGCAGGCTATACCGGCGAAATCCGCGCCGTGGGCGACGTGGCGGTGGACCAGCTGTTCCCGATGCGCCGGTGCGGTTTCGACGCATTCCAGCCCGACGTACCGATGAACGAGGCCGATGTGGAAGCCGCGTTCACGCGTTGGGAAAACGTCTATCAAAAGTCCAGCGACACGCGCGTGCCGATCTGGGCCCAAAGGCATCAAGATGGCTGA
- the proB gene encoding glutamate 5-kinase, whose amino-acid sequence MQKPDEMIAHLTDLQSPEACGRLVVKVGSALLVGKDGKPRRKWLTGLANEIAQARDRGQEVIIVSSGAIALGAAILGLEKGGRGSLADAQASAAVGQIALSSLWAELLGNHEIVAAQVLITLEDLEGRRRYLNASATLNRLLETGAVPVVNENDTVATHEIRFGDNDRLAARVAQAAKAQAVILLSDIDGLYDKHPSEPGASRIPMVWGVDDEVRAMATGDSDSGIGSGGMRTKVNAVEIAERAGIALVIANGKYDAPIARAIGLHGDDGIGTLFLPRRHDTGRKAWIGGRLRMKGTIVIDEGAVNALRDGNSLLAKGITRVEGRFVRGDPVRIEGPEGEWIAKGLSEYDAPECVALVGLHTDEQEEVLGYTPRSAVVHRDQLVMLR is encoded by the coding sequence ATGCAGAAACCCGACGAAATGATCGCCCATCTGACGGACCTTCAATCGCCGGAGGCTTGCGGGCGTCTGGTCGTGAAGGTCGGATCGGCGCTGCTGGTCGGAAAGGACGGCAAGCCGCGCCGTAAATGGCTGACGGGGCTGGCCAACGAGATCGCGCAGGCGCGCGACCGCGGGCAGGAAGTGATCATCGTATCGTCCGGGGCGATCGCGCTGGGCGCGGCGATCCTCGGCCTTGAAAAGGGCGGGCGTGGCAGTCTTGCCGATGCGCAGGCCAGTGCCGCGGTGGGGCAGATCGCCTTGTCCAGCCTGTGGGCCGAATTGCTGGGCAACCACGAGATTGTCGCCGCGCAGGTTCTGATCACGCTGGAAGATCTGGAAGGCCGCCGCCGCTATCTCAACGCCTCTGCCACCTTAAACCGCTTGCTGGAAACCGGCGCCGTTCCCGTGGTGAACGAGAACGATACGGTTGCCACCCATGAAATCCGTTTCGGTGACAACGATCGTCTGGCCGCGCGCGTGGCGCAGGCGGCAAAGGCCCAAGCAGTGATCCTGCTGTCCGATATCGACGGGCTGTATGACAAGCACCCCTCCGAACCCGGCGCATCGCGCATTCCCATGGTCTGGGGCGTGGACGACGAAGTGCGCGCCATGGCGACCGGCGACAGCGATTCGGGCATCGGATCGGGCGGCATGCGGACCAAGGTGAACGCGGTGGAAATCGCCGAGCGCGCGGGTATCGCGCTGGTGATCGCCAACGGCAAATATGACGCGCCCATCGCGCGCGCCATCGGCCTGCATGGCGACGATGGCATCGGCACATTGTTCCTGCCGCGCCGTCACGACACGGGCCGCAAGGCATGGATCGGCGGGCGCTTGCGGATGAAGGGCACGATCGTGATCGACGAAGGCGCGGTCAATGCTCTGCGCGACGGCAACAGCCTGCTCGCCAAGGGCATCACCCGCGTCGAAGGGCGTTTCGTGCGCGGCGATCCCGTGCGGATCGAAGGGCCCGAGGGTGAATGGATCGCCAAGGGCCTGTCCGAATATGACGCGCCCGAATGCGTGGCTCTGGTCGGGTTGCATACCGACGAGCAGGAAGAGGTGCTGGGCTATACCCCGCGCTCTGCCGTGGTGCACCGCGACCAGCTTGTGATGCTGCGATAA
- the cobA gene encoding uroporphyrinogen-III C-methyltransferase, producing MAHFPPHQSGSVGTVSLVGAGPGDPELLTLRAARLIERAEVLVHDGLVGPEIMAMAPAGARRISVAKSRARHTMKQDEINALLVREALAGRHVVRLKGGDPLIFGRGGEEAEACRAAGVPVEIVPGISAAQAAGSLGQIPLTHRDHASIVSFVAGQCKGLTEQDWSGLAGVGRTLVIYMGVATAAQISEKLMEDGLAPDAAVAVVERASLPGMRVLRGVLAGLPEIVAENDVRSPALIVIGEVTREGGDTALARIAMEAKA from the coding sequence ATGGCTCATTTCCCGCCCCATCAATCCGGTTCCGTCGGAACGGTCAGCCTTGTCGGCGCAGGACCGGGCGATCCCGAATTGCTGACCTTGCGGGCCGCGCGGCTGATCGAACGGGCCGAAGTGCTTGTCCACGACGGGCTGGTCGGGCCCGAAATCATGGCGATGGCCCCTGCTGGCGCACGGCGGATCAGCGTCGCCAAATCGCGCGCGCGCCACACGATGAAGCAGGACGAGATCAATGCCCTGCTGGTGCGCGAGGCGCTGGCCGGTCGCCATGTCGTGCGGCTGAAGGGCGGCGATCCGCTGATCTTCGGGCGCGGCGGCGAAGAGGCAGAGGCATGCCGCGCCGCGGGCGTTCCGGTCGAGATCGTTCCCGGCATTTCCGCCGCGCAGGCCGCCGGTTCGCTGGGGCAGATTCCCCTGACCCACCGCGACCATGCCAGCATCGTCAGCTTCGTCGCTGGCCAGTGCAAGGGGCTGACCGAACAGGACTGGTCGGGCCTTGCAGGCGTCGGCCGGACGCTGGTGATTTATATGGGTGTCGCAACCGCGGCGCAGATTTCCGAAAAGCTGATGGAAGACGGGCTTGCCCCCGATGCCGCCGTCGCCGTTGTGGAACGCGCATCGCTTCCCGGCATGCGGGTGCTGCGCGGGGTGCTGGCGGGCCTTCCCGAAATCGTGGCCGAGAACGATGTGCGCAGCCCTGCGCTGATCGTGATCGGCGAAGTCACGCGCGAAGGCGGCGATACCGCCCTCGCCCGAATTGCCATGGAAGCAAAAGCATGA
- a CDS encoding nitrite/sulfite reductase: MYKYDNYDQQMVDTRVEEFRDQTRRRLSGELPEEKFRPLRLMNGLYLQLHAYMLRVAVPYGTLSGAQMHALADIAQKYDRGYGHFTTRQNIQYNWIKLEDAPEILADLAKVEMHAIQTSGNCIRNISSDHFAGAAADELIDPRPYAELMRQWSSFHPEFSYLPRKFKIAVIASDTDRAAMRLHDIGIQIVKNAAGEAGAAFYVGGGMGRTPMIAPCINDFVPLDRLITYAEACLRVYNRYGRRDNKYKARIKILVHELGKEEYTRQVEEEYAYMLEQGVEPPFAELERIKTYFADPAFETGLSSDIDRSDPDFALWVDRNTHPHKTDGYVSAVISLKPVGGIPGDASVEQMHLMADLATEFSFDECRVMHTQNIVLPHVKIADLPALFARLDAAGLSTPNLDMIDDIIACPGLDYCSLANARSIPVAQKISERFAANGKGAELGQLKLKISGCINACGHHHAGHIGILGVDRKGTENYQLLLGGSEAEDTSLAKITGPGFDEDGVVKAVETVTDVYLAQRIDGERFLDTYRRIGMAPFKEALYD, encoded by the coding sequence ATGTACAAATACGACAATTACGACCAGCAGATGGTCGACACCCGGGTCGAGGAATTCCGCGACCAGACCCGCCGCCGCCTTTCGGGCGAGCTGCCGGAGGAAAAGTTCCGCCCGCTGCGGTTGATGAACGGGCTCTATCTGCAGCTTCACGCCTATATGCTGCGCGTCGCTGTGCCCTATGGCACGCTGTCGGGCGCGCAGATGCATGCGCTGGCCGATATCGCGCAGAAATATGACCGTGGTTACGGCCATTTCACCACGCGCCAGAACATCCAGTACAACTGGATCAAGCTGGAAGACGCGCCGGAGATTCTTGCCGATCTGGCCAAGGTCGAGATGCATGCGATCCAGACCAGCGGCAATTGCATTCGCAATATCAGCTCCGACCATTTCGCGGGCGCCGCTGCGGACGAGCTGATCGACCCGCGCCCCTATGCCGAGCTGATGCGCCAGTGGTCGAGCTTTCACCCTGAATTCAGCTATCTGCCGCGCAAGTTCAAGATTGCGGTGATCGCAAGCGATACCGATCGTGCCGCCATGCGCCTTCACGACATCGGCATCCAGATCGTGAAGAATGCCGCTGGCGAAGCCGGCGCGGCGTTCTATGTCGGCGGCGGCATGGGTCGCACTCCGATGATCGCGCCCTGCATCAATGACTTCGTGCCCCTCGACCGGCTGATCACCTATGCCGAGGCATGCCTGCGCGTCTACAACCGCTATGGCCGCCGCGACAACAAGTACAAGGCGCGCATCAAGATCCTCGTCCATGAACTGGGCAAGGAGGAATACACCCGTCAGGTCGAGGAAGAATACGCGTACATGCTGGAACAGGGCGTCGAACCGCCCTTTGCCGAGCTGGAGCGCATCAAGACCTATTTCGCGGACCCCGCGTTTGAGACCGGGCTTTCGAGCGACATCGATCGTAGCGATCCGGATTTCGCGCTGTGGGTCGACCGCAATACCCATCCGCACAAGACCGACGGCTATGTGTCGGCGGTCATCTCGCTGAAGCCGGTGGGCGGCATCCCCGGCGATGCCAGCGTCGAACAGATGCATCTGATGGCCGATCTCGCCACGGAGTTCAGCTTTGACGAATGCCGCGTGATGCACACGCAGAACATTGTGCTGCCCCATGTGAAGATCGCGGACCTGCCTGCGCTGTTCGCACGGCTGGACGCGGCAGGCCTGTCGACGCCCAATCTGGACATGATCGACGATATCATCGCCTGCCCCGGCCTCGATTATTGCAGCCTTGCCAATGCGCGCTCGATCCCCGTCGCGCAGAAGATTTCCGAACGCTTTGCCGCCAATGGCAAGGGCGCGGAACTGGGCCAGCTGAAGCTGAAGATTTCGGGCTGCATCAATGCCTGCGGGCACCATCATGCAGGCCATATCGGCATCCTTGGCGTGGACCGCAAAGGCACCGAAAACTACCAGCTGCTGCTGGGCGGGTCAGAAGCGGAGGATACCTCACTCGCCAAGATCACCGGCCCCGGTTTCGACGAGGACGGTGTGGTAAAGGCAGTCGAGACCGTGACCGACGTCTATCTCGCGCAGCGCATCGACGGGGAGCGTTTCCTCGACACCTATCGCCGTATCGGCATGGCCCCGTTCAAGGAGGCTCTTTATGACTGA
- a CDS encoding undecaprenyl-diphosphate phosphatase — protein MSIIEAILVGLLQGLTEFLPISSSAHLRLAGPFLSSGDPGAAFTAVIQIGTEAAVLLYFRKDIWRIAEAWIRQYLPRAEKREMADVRMGWLIIIGTLPIAILGVLFKDAIETYLRNMYITATMLIVFGLLLGLADRLGQRSRPLENLTWKHGLIFGFAQAMALIPGVSRSGGTITAGLAMGYTREAAARYSFLLAIPAVLASGFYQLYNYWGDFTSSMAMPTIVATIVAFVSGYAVIMGFLKLVSTRSYISFVIYRVLLGSTLLVLLFTGVIEPF, from the coding sequence ATGAGCATTATCGAAGCCATTCTCGTCGGCCTGCTTCAGGGCCTGACCGAGTTTCTGCCTATCTCGTCCAGCGCGCATTTGCGGCTGGCGGGCCCGTTTCTGTCGTCGGGCGATCCGGGCGCGGCCTTTACCGCCGTTATCCAGATCGGGACCGAGGCTGCCGTGCTCCTCTATTTCCGCAAGGATATCTGGCGCATTGCAGAGGCGTGGATCCGACAATATCTGCCGCGCGCGGAAAAGCGCGAAATGGCCGATGTACGCATGGGCTGGCTGATTATCATCGGCACGCTGCCCATCGCGATCCTGGGCGTTTTGTTCAAGGACGCGATCGAAACCTATCTGCGCAACATGTATATCACCGCCACCATGCTGATCGTTTTCGGCTTGTTGCTGGGGCTGGCCGACCGGCTGGGACAACGCAGCCGCCCGCTGGAAAACCTGACATGGAAACACGGGCTGATCTTCGGCTTTGCGCAGGCCATGGCACTGATCCCGGGCGTGTCGCGTTCGGGCGGCACGATCACGGCAGGACTGGCGATGGGCTACACGCGCGAGGCGGCGGCACGCTATTCGTTCCTGCTGGCGATCCCCGCCGTGCTGGCATCGGGCTTTTACCAGCTCTACAACTATTGGGGCGACTTCACGAGCAGCATGGCCATGCCGACGATCGTGGCGACCATCGTCGCCTTTGTCTCGGGCTATGCGGTGATCATGGGCTTTTTAAAGCTGGTCAGCACGCGCAGCTATATCTCGTTCGTGATCTATCGCGTGCTTTTGGGCAGCACGTTATTGGTGCTGCTGTTTACCGGCGTGATCGAACCGTTTTGA
- the sseA gene encoding 3-mercaptopyruvate sulfurtransferase, whose translation MTGFLVSTAWLADHLGDADIVLLDASYHLAPTGRDAAAEFAAGHIPQAQFLNLGALNDPAGRFDNTVPTAQQFQDRVRALGVSAGSRVVLYDDSPLKSAARGWFLFTLFGAGHVSILDGGLAKWKAEGRPETQEVTQRPAGDFTAAPNPDLLRDKQAVLTSIGTAAQVVDARGAARFTAAEPEPRPGMASGHIPGARNLPIGLLYEADGTMKDAGGIEAELIGAGVDLARPVITSCGSGVTAAVLSLALARLGKTDVALYDGSWSEWGSDPATPKAEGPAIG comes from the coding sequence ATGACCGGATTTCTCGTTTCCACCGCATGGCTTGCGGATCATCTCGGCGATGCGGATATCGTGCTGCTCGACGCCAGCTATCACCTTGCGCCCACGGGCCGTGACGCCGCGGCGGAATTCGCGGCGGGACATATCCCGCAGGCGCAATTCCTGAACCTTGGCGCGCTGAACGATCCGGCAGGCCGATTCGACAATACGGTGCCCACCGCACAGCAGTTTCAGGACCGCGTCCGCGCGCTTGGCGTATCGGCGGGCAGCCGTGTGGTTCTGTATGACGACAGCCCGCTGAAAAGCGCGGCACGGGGCTGGTTCCTGTTCACCCTGTTCGGGGCGGGCCATGTCTCCATCCTCGACGGCGGTCTGGCCAAGTGGAAGGCCGAGGGTCGGCCTGAAACGCAAGAGGTGACACAGCGGCCTGCGGGCGATTTCACCGCAGCCCCCAACCCCGACCTGCTGCGCGACAAGCAGGCGGTGCTCACCTCGATCGGCACGGCTGCGCAAGTGGTGGACGCACGCGGCGCAGCGCGTTTCACGGCGGCGGAGCCCGAACCGCGCCCCGGCATGGCATCGGGCCATATCCCGGGCGCGCGCAATCTTCCCATCGGCCTGTTGTACGAGGCGGACGGCACGATGAAGGACGCGGGCGGAATCGAGGCGGAGCTTATCGGCGCAGGCGTCGATCTGGCGCGGCCGGTGATCACTTCGTGCGGTTCGGGCGTGACGGCGGCCGTGCTCAGCCTTGCGCTGGCTCGGCTCGGCAAGACCGATGTGGCGCTTTACGATGGCAGCTGGTCCGAATGGGGCAGCGATCCTGCCACCCCCAAGGCCGAGGGGCCGGCCATTGGCTGA
- a CDS encoding mechanosensitive ion channel family protein, which yields MTWAWSAITAAASPQAADSASADIAVATQVATDTANEAASAAPAEPLDAPIEGAEQIKEVLQEHSITLGGVIDTLDSWGVTIGDTRFSVWTALLVILVLVGIFVLGRLGVRMAHRALDKFTNLSATEHLLADKLLTLMVWAIVILIGIDILGIDLTALAVFSGAFGLAIGFGLQKTFGNLIAGILLLMDRSIKPGDVIAVSDTAGNETFGQIRKIGIRAVSIVTRDEKEYLIPNENLMINQVENWSYSSRDVRMQVNVGISYNCDIKLAESLMLEAAASCARVLKTPAPSVWLSGYGDNSVDFTIHCWIRDPENGLGNIRSEVLKKLWDLFQESDIEIPFPQRDINLRGNEQFDQLVAAIGQRLDASGKPPA from the coding sequence ATGACATGGGCATGGAGCGCGATCACGGCAGCGGCAAGCCCACAGGCCGCCGATAGCGCTTCGGCCGACATAGCCGTCGCAACCCAGGTAGCGACCGACACGGCAAACGAGGCGGCCAGTGCCGCGCCCGCCGAACCGCTGGACGCCCCGATCGAGGGGGCCGAACAGATCAAGGAAGTGTTGCAGGAACATTCGATCACGCTGGGCGGTGTGATCGATACGCTGGACAGCTGGGGCGTGACCATCGGCGATACACGCTTTTCGGTCTGGACCGCGCTGCTTGTGATTCTGGTGCTGGTCGGCATTTTCGTGCTGGGCCGGCTGGGTGTGCGCATGGCGCACAGGGCGCTGGACAAGTTCACCAATCTGTCGGCCACCGAACATCTGCTGGCCGACAAGCTTCTGACCCTGATGGTCTGGGCCATCGTGATCCTGATCGGGATCGATATTCTGGGCATCGACCTGACGGCGCTGGCCGTGTTTTCGGGCGCCTTCGGCCTTGCCATCGGTTTCGGCCTGCAGAAAACCTTCGGCAATCTGATCGCGGGGATCCTGTTGCTGATGGACCGGTCGATCAAGCCGGGCGACGTGATCGCGGTGTCGGATACCGCCGGGAACGAGACGTTCGGACAAATCCGCAAGATCGGCATTCGCGCGGTGTCCATCGTGACGCGCGACGAAAAGGAATATCTGATCCCGAACGAGAACCTGATGATCAATCAGGTCGAGAACTGGTCCTATTCCAGCCGCGACGTGCGCATGCAGGTCAATGTCGGCATTTCGTATAATTGCGACATCAAGCTGGCCGAAAGCCTGATGCTGGAGGCCGCGGCCAGCTGCGCGCGCGTGCTGAAAACGCCCGCGCCCAGCGTCTGGCTGTCGGGCTATGGCGATAATTCGGTCGATTTCACGATCCATTGCTGGATCCGCGACCCCGAAAACGGGCTGGGCAATATACGGTCCGAAGTGTTGAAGAAATTGTGGGACCTGTTTCAGGAAAGCGATATCGAGATTCCCTTCCCGCAGCGGGACATCAATTTGCGCGGGAACGAACAATTCGATCAGCTGGTCGCAGCCATCGGCCAAAGGCTGGACGCATCGGGCAAACCCCCGGCCTAA